The genomic segment CAGACTCCAGCCGATCGTCACCATTACGAAAGAACTGGACCACAGATTTTTGTTGATCGGGAATTGGCTGTCCCAAGACTGACCGATCAGCCAGGACACGATTCCGATCAGGAACATGATCCCCACTTTTTCATAGCCCGACCTGTCAGTTTTCCGAATCAGATCGCCTGTCATGATTCCGGCCAATACATTCACCACGGATGGAATTGTTGCCAAGAGACCGTTGGGGTCGCGATCCGTCGCGTATAATCGCCCTGGCATAAACATGCGGTCGATGTAACTGGCCAGAGTATGTCCCGGTGTCAAATCGCCTGCTCCATACCCTGGCACGGGAATCAGCGTCATCACTGCCCAATACCCGAGCAAGATGGAAGCACAGCAAACCAGGCGCCCTGCCCAGTTCTTGATATGCATCGCCAGAAGCGCACCAACCATGTAACCTAAGCCGATACGACCGAGCACGCTGCAATAGATGACGTTATCGAATTCGAGAGACAACAGGCCGTTGCAGATGGCCCCCAGCAAAATCAACGAGCATCCTCGCGTGAAAACGTGAACATGCAAGGTCCATAACCCCTCGCCCCGTTCGATCCGCTTGTTGAGCGAGAACGTAAACGACACGCCTGCAAGAAACATGAAGAGCGGGAATATCAAATCGAAGAATGTGAATCCGTTCCATTGGGGATGATGGAATTCGGTCTCGATTCTCTTCAAAAACTCCCAGTCAGTATATTCCGCCGAAAGGCGAGTCATATTCTCTGCGCCAGCGATCAAGAACATGTCAAACCCGCGCAATGCGTCGAGGGACATCAATCGCTGCGGAGTCGTGAGAAGTTTTTGTTGTGTTGTCATGCTGAGTTTCTCAACCGCTGATTGCCTCTACGCTGGTTCAAGGACAGGACGTTAATCTTACTCTTAATCGCAATCTCAATCTTGCCCGACGAGGACGAAGACTATGTGTCTGATTGATTTTATTCGCAAGTTGCTCATTCGTTACGGCTTTTAATGTGTGATAGGCTGTTTCGGCCTAGCGCTCCTGCGGCCGATGCCTCAACGTATCGGCCGGACTGCGAACGCCCCCGCCGCATTTGTGTCTTTTCGCAGAAGGAGGTGTTTTTGCGCGCTGTGTTCAAGTTGCGACGCCCGTGCCGGTCATTCAGAGATTCTCTCTCTTTGTGTTAACCAAACGTGGGTACCAAAACATTTTCACCGACCGGTTATGCCCCAAATGTGGTGCCGACCACGTGGCCGAGATTCTCTATGGACTTCCCAACGACACTGAGGACCTGCAACGGGAATTGAACGCGGGACGAATTGTTCTTGGGGGCTGCGTAGTAACTGGCGATGATCCAGAGTGGCACTGCAATGAATGCCAGCACGACTGGCGATCGGACTCGTAATACAAACTCTGGCGTATACGGCGGCTGTTCCCGCTGGCCATTTCGTAAAGTTGAATTTTCCAGAAGTACCTACGAGGCAACATCTTACGGTGACTTGGCGTGGCGGACTGTTATCTCACGGCACATTGCCACAAACTCCTCGACGGTCAACGTGCTTTTTGCCGCGTTAACCTGTTGATCGACGACCCATAGATTGCTGATCTCGTGCGTTCCACCGCGGGAGAGCGGGACAATGTGGTCGAGCGAAGCATTCTCTGGAGTGAGTTCGCGTCCGCTGAGAGCACAGCGGAAACGTTGGCGTTCAATCAGTTCCATGATCATCTTGGCGGTGACAGTCGCGGGTGTTGGCATATCGGCCTCCTTTCCTCTTGTTGTGGTTGTTGGATACAGTGTGCGCCCAGCGAATCCATCCACTGCGGCTGTGGCGGCGAAAGCGGTTGTTGCCTTGCTCCCAGAGACGTGTTTTGGCATCACTCCAGGTACGGGTTGAGTAGCACTGGAATCGCTGTCTCCCACGGGCTTTGGTGGGAGAGAATCGACGCCGCAATCGGAGTGATGCGGCTAGGCTTTGCACTTTTCTCTTCCAGGGAGTCATTCGGCGCCTACCGGATCGCCTGGACAATTGGCTCTTCATGCGTTGGACAGCCAATCGCCATTCCCACGCTCGGAGTACGGGGGAGTCAAGAACGCCTTCGAGATCCGACAGTCGCTTCTTGCTGGACAGCGGGCGTCCGTGCCGGTCGACAAGAATGACGACATCTCCCAGGTCGATCGCGTTGACGGTTACTTGTTGCACATTGATTTCATGGTTCACTTCGTCATTCCTCCGTGCGGGATGTCCGCATTTGCCACGTGACGCAACTCTTGCCCGCGTGTTATGGAGGGTGGTGAAGCAGGACCGTCGCTACATCCAGAGTTAGATCCTTCGCCGTGGGCGAACGCTTGGCCACGGGAGGGTTGCGTCCGCCACTTTTCGGGTGGCTCGTCACTTCTGAATGGTTGCCGCGATGGGTGGAGGTTTGTGGACGTCACATTCATGTTGATTTCTGTCGTTGCGAGGTTACGAGGTTATGCGGGTTATTTTCCCGCTACTTTTATGTGCGCGGTTTTTGTTCCTGCGCGTGCGCGCCTGCGCACATGCGAAGGGAGAGAAATCGGGGCGTAACCTCGCAAAATCGCCGTAAGTCCTTATGCCCCTTCAAAAGGCATGCGAGGTTACGGTCTGAAAGTGCGAGGTTATGGGCTCCAAAAGCGAGGTTACGTGCCCAATTTGCGAGGTTAGTCCTTCCTCGGTGGACTTGCGCGTGTAGATCGCACAACGAACCACTGTGGCGGGTTGGCTGCGGGCACCGTTGGAGCGTGTAGCTATGTTGGTCATCGGCGCGCCTCCTTTCGCAACCGAAAGAAGAGGTAACCGTTGGTATGCGTGCCGGTGATTGCTTTGGCCACAGCAATCAAAGATCGGTAGACTTGGCCATCGTGCTCAAAACCATGTTCCAAGACACGGACTTGTACGGTTTGTCCTTTGTACTCGCGGGTCAGCACCGTCCCTGGCAACGGCAGACGCTGATCGCGGGAGAACGTCACTGTGGATGTGGTGGTCAACTCTGACGGCGACGGGGATTCCGGCGTCAACTTCGGCGGTGACATTCGCAGATCGGCTTCATTCGCCAATTCGTCCGCCCGCTGGCGGGCGCGCTTCGACAAGCCGCCTTCCGCCTGAGCCTGCATTCGCCAAGCGATCCGCTTGATCAGCCAAGCCTTGTTACCTGTGCGGGTTTCGTCATCGAAGAGTTCCGCGTATTTCACACGGAGCTCCTTGACGGTCATCTTTCTCAGTGTGGCAACTTCTTGACCAATGCTCAACGACATGCGTTTCTCCTTGTCTGGAGTTCTCAAAAACCGTTAACCGTGGTGGTCACTGAGCACGGTTTCTGGAGGAACCTCAAGGCATG from the Symmachiella macrocystis genome contains:
- a CDS encoding acyltransferase family protein, whose product is MIAGAENMTRLSAEYTDWEFLKRIETEFHHPQWNGFTFFDLIFPLFMFLAGVSFTFSLNKRIERGEGLWTLHVHVFTRGCSLILLGAICNGLLSLEFDNVIYCSVLGRIGLGYMVGALLAMHIKNWAGRLVCCASILLGYWAVMTLIPVPGYGAGDLTPGHTLASYIDRMFMPGRLYATDRDPNGLLATIPSVVNVLAGIMTGDLIRKTDRSGYEKVGIMFLIGIVSWLIGQSWDSQFPINKNLWSSSFVMVTIGWSLMSLALFYLIIDVWKIRAWAFVFVVIGMNPLLIYVAQQFIAFRDIAHLLLHDEQSKLHPLFIEVIMFSMKWGILYYLYRKRIFWRV
- a CDS encoding HNH endonuclease: MPTPATVTAKMIMELIERQRFRCALSGRELTPENASLDHIVPLSRGGTHEISNLWVVDQQVNAAKSTLTVEEFVAMCREITVRHAKSP
- a CDS encoding DUF2924 domain-containing protein, producing MSLSIGQEVATLRKMTVKELRVKYAELFDDETRTGNKAWLIKRIAWRMQAQAEGGLSKRARQRADELANEADLRMSPPKLTPESPSPSELTTTSTVTFSRDQRLPLPGTVLTREYKGQTVQVRVLEHGFEHDGQVYRSLIAVAKAITGTHTNGYLFFRLRKEARR